Proteins encoded in a region of the Phaenicophaeus curvirostris isolate KB17595 chromosome 1, BPBGC_Pcur_1.0, whole genome shotgun sequence genome:
- the PRKX gene encoding cAMP-dependent protein kinase catalytic subunit PRKX isoform X2, producing the protein MGKRYFALKVMSIPDVIRLKQEQHVHNEKSVLKEVNHPFLIRLFWTNHDERFLYMLMEYVPGGELFSYLRNMGRFNNSTGLFYSAEIICAIEYLHSKEIVYRDLKPENILLDKEGHIKLTDFGFAKKLVDRTWTLCGTPEYLAPEVIQSKGHGRAVDWWALGILIFEMLSGFPPFFDDNPFGIYQKILAGKIDFPRHLDLYVKDLIKKLLVVDRTRRLGNMKNGADDVKRHRWFRSIDWDAVPQRKLKPPIVPKVSNDGDTSNFEAYPEDDWNKIPPVPPKDLEIFKNF; encoded by the exons ATGGGCAAGCGTTACTTTGCACTGAAAGTAATGAGCATTCCTGATGTCATTCGACTGAAGCAAGAACAACATGTGCACAATGAAAAGTCAGTCTTGAAAGAGGTCAACCACCCCTTTTTGATCAGACT attTTGGACCAACCATGATGAACGTTTTTTATACATGTTAATGGAATATGTACCAGGAGGAGAACTTTTTAGTTACCTGCGCAACATGGGGCGTTTCAACAACAGCACAGGACTGTTTTACTCAGCAGAAATCATTTGTGCAATAGAATACCTGCACTCCAAAGAAATAGTTTACAGAGActtaaaacctgaaaatataTTACTAGACAAAGAAGGACATATCAAGCTTACTGATTTTGGATTTGCTAAGAAGCTGGTGGATAG AACATGGACGCTCTGTGGCACTCCTGAGTACCTTGCACCAGAAGTTATACAAAGCAAAGGCCATGGAAGAGCAGTGGACTGGTGGGCACTGGGCATTCTTATATTTGAGATGCTGTCAGG GTTTCCTCCGTTTTTTGATGACAATCCATTTGGTATATATCAGAAGATTCTTGCTGGCAAAATAGATTTCCCGAGGCATTTGGATTTATATGTAAA AGACCTTATTAAGAAGCTGCTTGTGGTTGACAGGACCAGACGATTAGGAAATATGAAG aatggAGCAGATGATGTGAAGAGACACCGGTGGTTCAGGTCTATAGATTGGGATGCTGTACCTCAAAGGAAACTAAAG CCTCCCATAGTACCAAAGGTATCCAATGATGGGGATACTTCCAATTTTGAAGCTTATCCTGAAGATGACTGGAACAAGATACCTCCGGTACCCCCTAAAGATCTAGAAATTTTCAAGAACTTCTGA